The sequence GTTTAATATCCCTATGGATTACATGTCTATCATGATGCAAATATACCAGTCCCTGCAATACCTGTAATGAACATTAAGGTAATTACTTATGCTTTTTAACGAGTGGAGAGATTGAAAACTGTTTGCTAACAAAGAAAACCATATAATATTCTTAAATTTGGCTAATGTAATGGGTTGGCTGAACAGATCATGACAGGAAAATTGACGTACTATCAGAACAGTATCCAAGAAACAATTTATCCAATTTTTCTAGATAATTAGCGTGTCAAATATGATTACATATATCATTATCATATTACTTCCATATACATGCATAACTGAAAAGAAAAACCCTAAAAAGATGTTTTAGAAGATTTACCACTTTACAAatacattttgggtaactttcagaCCCATTTGACCAGTTACGTTTAAGCTAGTCTTTTGTTTGTTTTTTACCAGTTATGCAGTTAGAGATAAAAATTGACCATTTCACAAATGAATGGGGCAAAATAAAACTGCAACTTTCAACTAACCTGTTTGCAAAGAACTGCAAGATACGGTTCAAGAATTGTCTTGAGTTGCCTAATCACGTCTGTCAAAGATCCTCGATCCATGTATTCAAAAACCAAAGAGATGGCTCCATTGTGGTAAAAAGAGTGATAACAAACAACGATGTTAGGGCATTGAGATGCTTGATTAATCTTAAGCTCTTGCACAATCTGTTTACGTATATCCTCCTGTATGTTCATCTGGATTACCTGTGATCACAACCCATGTACAGAACAGGTATAAGAAATTTACCTATCTTCTTATCAGAAGATATAAACTGATGTATTATCATTTTCCCCTCAATGGTGGTGGTTGTTGGCTTAAGGGTACTTAGATGTGCATTTTCAAAATGATGATTATGACTTGATTAACTCGAAACATATACAGTGTCAGATAAACGTGCTCTTAGCATAGTGGCTAGCGGTGTGCATAATTCAAAGTTGGGAAAAGTACAAATAATTATACATATCTCAGTAATACCTTGTCTTATCAACACTTCTAACTTTCTTAACCCCAGTCTAATTACTTTGAGTCTAAAAAGGCAGAAAGACAGTTCATAATCGGCTTTCGAATTCTAAACTAACTATTGCCACTTACAGCAGAAAAAATAATAATCAGTTCAAATGCACATCCAAGCACGGCCTTACTCATACGAAAGAAAATTTCTCAACACCTAAGGAATGAGAGAACACCCTCTAAATAAATATCCTTGATAAAGCAAAATGCAAGTTCATATGAGTTTATAAATATATGACCTTCAGAGCAAACAATCTCCCAATCCATTTATGCCGAACCAACTGAACAACACCCCCACTTCCTTTTCCAATAACTTTGATGGTCTCAAGGTCCTCCAATGAAAATTGCAGATCAATCTCCTTGGCATCTGTGGGCTGTCCAAGTAGTAAAATGAGAGTGAGTTTTATTCCAAAGTAAATGAAGAACTAATTCAGACTGCATCAAATTTCAACCTAAGATCTAGTTTACTAACACATtaataattgaaaaaaaaaaaaaaaaaaaaaaaaaaaaccctttgACTGAAGAGCCTTCAGAAACTTACACTATCTGTCTTGTCATCTGATGCGAGCCTCAATCCTTTCAAATTTAGAAGTAAATCACCATCATGAAAGGTTCCACTTGCTGTCCTATGAATTCACTAAAACTATCAGATACTACACATGCAAAGCAACATTTATTACATCACAATTTGGTTAACTCGGATTTCAATGATCCGAACACTACTATGAAATTTATTTAAATTCCTAAGAAGATATTAAATACTATAAATGCGTCATTTATTCATATAAATCAAATTGAAAATTTTGTCCAATTAGGGTTTCACATGATCCAAGCACCAAAATTACAAAGTAAACTGACATGACAAACGTGCCTCATTTTTAAACTCAAAATAAGACATCTAGTATTAGATATACAAACGAGTAAGTGGGTAACCACGGCCACATAAATCAGATCACAGTTTCACCATATTAGAGTTTCCTACTATCTGAATACAGTACTAGACTGATTGAAAAGAGAAACGAAAGATATATGTGAAGTCAATTTGCGATGATAAATAATTGACACAATCAAACAAAATTAAGAATCGAATCAACATGTAATTTGTGCATCAGTTAAAAATACAAAATGAGATAGTATATAAACTTACAAGAAACTAGTAATTGGAGCCTTTTGAGCTGGAACAGAAAGCTTGAGCTGCTTCAATGGCTTCATCCCTTTCATTGGTGCTACTGTACTAAATTAGGGTTTCCGTGTGTGAAATGGAAAGGGGACTAGGGGAGTGCAAATGAGCTGACCGACAGACGGTACGGAAAGTAATAAACAAAGTTCAAATTAAAATGACCGCCAATACTCATTTtgatatttacaaacaattgtaattgtaatcattgtaattgtaattgtaataataataataataatattataataataataataataataataataataataataataataataataataataataataataataataataataataatatagcccCTTCGTATTACCTTTTGACCGGTTATAGCCCAACAAGCACCAAACATATAAGTCATGAGCTCCCAAATTACTCTAAAATCAATTGATAGTGAGAGAgacactcatgagcttatatgttgacCTTGACATTTATCTCTAACTAATGTGAGATTGAGTTTGCACCCAACACTAAAAAAAAAATAAGCAACTTTGAAGAAGCATGCTTATGGTAAATGGTGAACCAATTAGATACAAGTAATATTGGGAATTCACAAAGCAAGGATTTTATGAAATTGTACTAATGATTTCGTCTATGGCAATTAAATACTCTAAAAATCCAAATATCAAATACATTTTGATTTATATGCTCTTGTCAAATGTCAAGTTGTCATGCTAACTAACATAAGCAATTTAATATGATAAAGTCGcatcattttatttaaaagtatGTGAAACTTGTTCTAAGGTGTTAGAGGGATGACTCATTCTACATTCGGATAGAGAAACATGATTGTCTACACTATACATCCCTCGTGCATTGTATATACGGGTATCTATATACGGTATCGAGTACTGTTGCTTTTATATATCGAGGATTATGAGGTCAAAAAATTATTGAAGGCATACCTTAGCCTACTCAACTAATCTCATAAGTTAAGGTCTGTTGCAAAACTAATAGAAATAAACGTCTACTAGACTCTACTAGTAGTTGAGTAGCTGAGTTCTCCTTATTGTATGGATCTTGACCGGTTCCGAGCTTCCCAATCATGATTGTGTTTGCTAAGAGATATGCTAGGATCAGACTTTTACAATTTACAAAATATTCTTTATAAATGAgttatatactagtgaaatgaaaTAATAGATatgagagaaaagaaaaaaaagtgtGACTGCTAATAATCACTTCACACCTTATTTTGTGAAGCTTATATGTTGATGTAGCATTACTCGCTTACTAATTTGCTTAATTAGTACTTCTTAACGTAGCATTACTCGTTTACTAATTTGCTTAATTAGTACTTCTTGACGTTGCGCCTAATTATATAATAAGCGTATATAATGGATACAGTAAAGTAATTTCATGTTTGTTCGTTTTATTTGTTGGAACAGTCGTGAAGCTAAACGCTAGTAGATGTTTTAGGGAACCTACCGTGGTTCAAACCATAAAACTGTTGCACAAGCAAAGGTGTATTCATATTAATTTTCAAACCATTTAAATCATCCATCAAAAACACTCCAGAATATAAAAGAAGAAAGTAAACAAGTGTCCCACT comes from Rutidosis leptorrhynchoides isolate AG116_Rl617_1_P2 chromosome 4, CSIRO_AGI_Rlap_v1, whole genome shotgun sequence and encodes:
- the LOC139904313 gene encoding mitogen-activated protein kinase kinase 6, producing the protein MKGMKPLKQLKLSVPAQKAPITSFLTASGTFHDGDLLLNLKGLRLASDDKTDSPTDAKEIDLQFSLEDLETIKVIGKGSGGVVQLVRHKWIGRLFALKVIQMNIQEDIRKQIVQELKINQASQCPNIVVCYHSFYHNGAISLVFEYMDRGSLTDVIRQLKTILEPYLAVLCKQVLQGLVYLHHDRHVIHRDIKPSNLLVNQKGEVKITDFGVSAMLASSIGQRDTFVGTYNYMSPERISGKAYDYKSDIWSLGLVILECAIGRFPFIQSEDQQSWPTFYELLDAIVSKPPPTAPSDQFSPEFCSFVSACIQKDPKDRSTALDLLSHPFIKKFEDKDIDFGILVSSLEPPINFSK